Proteins found in one Mangifera indica cultivar Alphonso chromosome 15, CATAS_Mindica_2.1, whole genome shotgun sequence genomic segment:
- the LOC123197877 gene encoding zinc finger CCCH domain-containing protein 30-like produces MCCGPERLKLTLSRTPSFISFDKNTHTNMDMNHLTVETDDTFASLLELAANNDFEGFRRSIERDPSGIDENGLWYGRQKGSKQMVNEQRTPLMVAATYGSIDIIRLILSQSDADVNRACGNDNSTALHCAASGGALNAVDVVKLLLAAGADPNLVDANGHRPVDIIVVPPKPQDVRLTLEELLATDGSMVQRNLRVSTATSNSNSPPLSPSFENGSPTFASDSPRKSKLNDAPISYALEKKEYPIDPSLPDIKNSIYSTDEFRMYSFKVRPCSRAYSHDWTECPFVHPGENARRRDPRKFHYSCVPCPDFRKGACRRGDMCEYAHGVFECWLHPAQYRTRLCKDGTNCARRVCFFAHTPEELRPLYVSTGSAVPSPRSSTSGATGMDFAAALSLLPGSPSSVSVMSPSPFTPPMSPSANGMSHSNVAWSQPNVPALHLPGSNLQTSRLRSSLNARDIPAEDFNMLPDFDQQQLINELSSLSQPSPSSNSLNRSGRLKVLTPSNLDDLFSAESSSPRYPDQALASAVFSPKHKSAVLNQFQQQQSMLSPINTNFSPKNVDHPLLQASFGVPSSGRMSPRNMEPISPLSSRMSLLAQREKQQQLRSLSSRELGSNSTAAVGSPINSWSKWVSSNGKPDWAVTTDELGKHRRSSSFEFGNGEEPDLSWVQSLVKESPTEMKEQLATPVSGVPAAPSSSDGSNMNLQIESVDYAVLGAWLDQIQLDQLVAQQN; encoded by the coding sequence ATGTGCTGTGGACCAGAGCGGTTGAAACTGACACTGTCTCGGACACcatcttttatttcctttgaCAAAAATACACACACCAACATGGACATGAATCACTTGACAGTTGAGACTGATGATACTTTTGCGAGCTTGCTTGAGCTTGCTGCTAACAATGACTTTGAGGGCTTCAGAAGGTCTATTGAGCGTGATCCATCGGGTATTGATGAGAATGGATTATGGTATGGTAGACAGAAGGGCTCAAAGCAGATGGTTAATGAGCAGAGAACCCCTTTAATGGTTGCTGCTACATATGGTAGTATTGATATAATAAGATTGATTCTTTCCCAATCGGATGCTGATGTAAATCGAGCTTGTGGCAATGATAACAGCACTGCCCTTCATTGTGCTGCCTCAGGCGGGGCTTTAAATGCTGTTGATGTTGTGAAACTGCTTTTAGCTGCTGGTGCTGATCCCAATTTGGTAGATGCAAATGGTCATCGTCCTGTTGACATTATTGTTGTTCCTCCTAAGCCGCAGGATGTGAGATTGACTCTTGAAGAACTCCTTGCAACTGATGGTTCTATGGTTCAGCGCAATCTTAGGGTTTCAACTGCTACATCTAATTCAAATTCACCACCTCTTTCACCTTCTTTTGAAAATGGGTCCCCAACATTTGCTTCGGATTCCCCTAGGAAGTCTAAGTTAAATGATGCTCCTATTTCTTATGCATTAGAGAAGAAAGAATATCCTATTGACCCGTCTCTCCCAGACATCAAAAACAGCATATATTCCACTGATGAATTCAGGATGTACTCATTCAAGGTGCGGCCTTGTTCACGTGCCTATTCACATGATTGGACTGAGTGCCCATTTGTGCACCCAGGGGAAAATGCTCGAAGAAGGGATCCAAGAAAGTTTCATTACAGTTGTGTTCCTTGTCCTGATTTCAGAAAGGGGGCTTGTAGACGTGGAGATATGTGTGAGTATGCTCATGGTGTTTTTGAGTGTTGGCTCCACCCAGCTCAATATCGAACCCGGCTTTGCAAGGATGGTACAAATTGTGCTAGAAGAGTCTGCTTCTTTGCACACACTCCTGAGGAACTCCGACCATTGTATGTGTCTACAGGTTCGGCTGTCCCTTCTCCTCGCTCAAGTACCTCTGGTGCTACTGGCATGGATTTTGCTGCTGCATTGAGCCTTTTGCCTGGCTCTCCGTCATCAGTGTCTGTCATGTCTCCTTCACCTTTCACTCCACCAATGTCTCCATCTGCTAATGGAATGTCTCACTCAAATGTTGCTTGGTCCCAACCAAATGTTCCGGCCCTGCATCTCCCTGGAAGTAATCTTCAAACCAGTCGCTTGAGATCTTCTCTGAATGCAAGAGACATTCCTGCAGAAGATTTTAATATGCTCCCAGATTTTGATCAGCAGCAGCTCATTAATGAGTTATCCAGCCTCTCACAACCATCTCCGAGTTCTAATTCCTTGAACCGTTCTGGCCGGTTGAAAGTTCTAACTCCATCAAATCTTGATGACCTCTTTTCTGCTGAGAGCTCATCTCCTCGTTACCCTGATCAAGCTCTGGCTTCTGCTGTTTTCTCGCCAAAACATAAATCTGCAGTTCTCAATCAATTCCAGCAGCAGCAGAGCATGTTATCGCCTATCAACACAAATTTCTCTCCTAAGAATGTTGATCACCCTCTATTGCAGGCCTCTTTTGGTGTGCCATCATCTGGAAGGATGTCTCCTCGGAATATGGAGCCTATATCTCCATTGAGCTCTCGAATGTCATTGTTAGCCCAACGTGAGAAGCAGCAACAGTTACGTAGTCTTAGTTCTCGAGAACTTGGTTCCAACTCCACTGCAGCTGTTGGTTCTCCCATAAATTCTTGGTCAAAATGGGTTTCTTCCAATGGGAAGCCAGATTGGGCCGTAACTACAGATGAATTGGGTAAGCACAGGAGATCTTCTTCATTTGAGTTTGGCAATGGAGAAGAACCTGATTTGTCATGGGTTCAATCACTTGTTAAAGAGTCTCCAACCGAGATGAAAGAACAGCTGGCAACACCTGTCTCGGGTGTGCCAGCTGCCCCTTCTTCAAGTGACGGTTCGAATATGAATCTTCAAATTGAATCAGTTGATTATGCTGTTTTGGGAGCATGGCTTGACCAAATTCAGCTTGACCAACTTGTGGCTCAGCAAAATTGA